Within Populus trichocarpa isolate Nisqually-1 chromosome 6, P.trichocarpa_v4.1, whole genome shotgun sequence, the genomic segment TTCTCATTACACTTGCAGCACATAACTCTTGGCAGATTCACCAACTTGATGTCAAGTCtgccttcttgaatggattTCTTGCTGAAGAAATCTTTGTAGAACAACCTGATGGGTATGTTGttaaagataaagaagattATGTGTATCTACTTAAGAAGGCCTTGTATGGGTTGAAACAAGCTCCCCGAGCTTGGTATGACAGAATGGACACACATCTGCTTCAACTTGGGTTCAGCAGAAGCCAAAATGAAGCAACTTTGTATGTGAAATCCTGTGGTAACCATTTTCTAATTGTATCTATTTACGTAGATGATATGCTCATCACAGGAAGTGAACTTGGGATGATCCAAGAGTTCAAAGATGAAATGAAGAAGATGTTTGAGATGTCTGACCTTGGAATGATGAACTACTTCCTTGGAATGGAAGTGATGCAATCCAGCCATGGCATTTTTACATGCCAAAAGAAGTATGCTTCAGACATcctaaaaagattcaaaatgcaGGATTGTAAACCAGTGGGGACTCCTATGACAACAAGTATCAAGCTTAGCAAGGATGATGAATCTGAAAAAGTGGATGAAAGTTTGTATAGAGGCTTAATTGGCAGCCTTCAATATCTTACAGCAAGCAGACCTGACATATTGTTTGCTGTGAGCATTCTTTCAAGGTTCATGCATTCCCCAAAGGAGACTCATTTTATTGCAGCAAAAAGGATACTTAGATACATTAAAGGTACCATTGATCTTGGTATTTTTCTGTCCAAGATCATCAGAAGGAGTTGTGGAACTAAAAGGCTATACTGACAGTGACTGGGGAGGCTGTGTTGATGATTCAAGAAGCACTTCAGGGTATTTATTCTCACTCAATTCAGGTGTCTTCACCTGGAGTTCAAAGAAGCAAGAGACAACAGCTCAGTCCACTGCAGAAGCAGAGTACATTGTTGCTGCCTCTGCTGTCAACCAAGCAATTTGGTTGaggaaaatgttaaaggatttGGGACATGAACAGATTGAAGCTACTAAAATCATGTGTGACAACAGTTCTGCAGTATCAATTTCAAAGAATCCAGTCTTTCATGGACGTACAaagcatatcaaaatcaagtttcattttattagagaagTTCAACAATCTAATGAAGTGATGCTGATTCATTGTTCTTCCGAAGAACAACTTGCAGATATATTTACCAAACCACTACCTAAAGAGAGATTTGAGACATTAAGACAAATGATTGGAATTTGTCGTCAAAATGTCAAGGAGGAGTGTTAGACAATTGACATTTTAACTCTAGTGTTTCAGTTTGTCTAATTGTTATTCAATCAAGTAttgtctattttcttttctttcatttctgttttgatttggtCAAAGTAAATCCCTTGTTTTTCTGAAGTTGTTGCTGAGTTAGTGGCAGCACATTGTCCACTACAGAGTTGGTGGTAGCACATTGTCCACTACAGAGTTAGTGGCAGATAACTAGGAAAGTTTGTTAAGTTTTCTCATGTATTTAAAGACATGAAGTTAAGGAAATACTCACTGagacattttatcaaacaccttGTGTGTAGTTCGTGTTCTTCAATACTCAGCATTGTTGCTCTTGATTGTGCATCCCTTCACCTGCACAAAACACAACAACATAATTATTAACACCTATGATGCCACTACAGCATTGGCCTTGGCAGTTGAGAAAGCCGGCACTACAAATTTTGGCTTCCAAAAGGCAAATGTTTCTAGCAACACATCAACAGATCTTGCAACTCTTGGCGTCTCTTTAAATGGTCCGAACATTCTTCGAGCTTTATCGACCACTAGTTTCAAAGGCCTTACAGGAGATTACCTTTTTGTTGATGGGCAGTTTCAATCACCAGCTTTTCAGATAGTTAATGTGAACGGAAATGGAGGAAGACGGATTGGATTTTGGACGCCACCAGAAGGACTTGTGAAAACACTGAATCCGAGAATAAATAAACGTATGAATTCAACTTCTACTTCCAGACTTTCCACTGTAATTTTTCCTGGGGATACAACTGTGGTTCCCAAGGGTTGGGAGATTCCCACAAATGAGAAGAAGTTGAAAATAGGAGTGCCTGTGAAGTCTGGCTTCAGTGAGTTTGTAGCAGTAACAAAAGATCCTGGTTCCAACACCGCAACATTCACCGGATTCTGCATAGATGTTTTTGATGCTGTAGTCAAAGCATTGCCTTATGCTTTGCCTTATGAGTACATCCCCTTTGCCAAGCCTGATGGCGAACCTGCTGGAACTTACAACGATCTGGCCTATCAAGTGTACTTGAAGGTAAGACTTGCTCTCTCCTTCTCTGTTCTTGAAACTATATCACATTGAATATCATTCacattgatgtattttttgtttattgccAACAGAATTATGATGCCGTGGTTGGAGACATAACTATTGTCTACAACAGGTCCTTGTACATCGACTATACCTTGCCTTTCACAGAAAGTGGTGTCTCCATGATTGTTCCGATTGCAGACAACAACAGCAAAAATGCATGGGTCTTCATGAAACCTTTGACATGGGACCTTTGGGTGAGCAGTTTTCTGTTCTTTGTTCTCATTGGATTTGTGGTCTGGGTTCTTGAGCACAGAATAAATGAAGATTTTCGAGGGTCAGCTTCAGATCAAGCTGGCACTAGTTTCTGGTTTTCCTTCTCAACTATGGTTTTTGCACAACGTAATCTCCCTTCCCTTGTGAATCTTCCTTCTACTGTTGTACTAGCActccatatatataaaaaccaaattgactttatgtttatatttacaGGGGAGAGAGTGGTTAGCAACTTGTCTAGGGCGGTGATAATCATCTGGTGTTTTGTTGTGTTGATCCTCACGCAGAGTTACACCGCCAGTTTAGCAAGCCTACTTACCGTCGAGCAGCTGCAGCCTACAGTTACTGATGTGCGTGAGCTCATTAAGAAAGGGGAGTATGTGGGCTACCAGAAGGGTTCTTTTATTCTAGGAATCTTGTTAGACTTGGGGTTCGACAAGTCCAAGCTCGTGGTGTATAGTTCTCCAGAAGAATGCCACCATCTTTTCTCCAAAGGAAGTGGAAATGGTGGTATTGCTGCTGCTTTCGACGAACTTGCATATATAAAGCTCATTCTGTCAAGATATTGCTCCAAATATACCATGATTGATCCTAAATTTAAAACCGGCGGTTTTGGCTTTGTAAGCCCACTTTCCTATCTTGTTATTTCCATTTACTCTGTGGCTAATAAGTGCATATATAGTTTCTCATGTATCCTTTCTTTTTGTAACTTCAGGTCTTCCCTAAAGGTTCTCCTCTAGTGCCTGATATATCGAGGGCAATTTTAAATGTGACCGAGGGAGATGAAATGAAGCAAATAGAGGGTGCATGGTTTGGCAAAAAAAGCACTTGTCCAGAATCCAGCTCCTCAATTTCATCTAATAGCCTTAGTCTCAAGAGTTTCTGGgggttatttttaattgcagGACTAGCTGCATTGTTAGCTCTCATTATCTTCGTAGTCATGTTTGTTTACCGGGAAAGAAACGTCTTGAGGTCCTCTGATTCCACAGCTTCAATATGGAGTAGAATTGAAAACTTCTTTAGAATTTTCATTCAAAGGGACTCGACATCCAGTACTTTCAGACAAAGTGATCTGAATGATAGAAATGGCATCAGTCTGCCTGCTATGGGGGCGCCAAGCCCATCAGACTATTCAGTCGACACGGAATATCCTGCCAATCGATCTTCTGCAAGCTATGATTCTAGTCCAAATAGGGAAGCACCTCAAGAGGTAGTAATAGATATCGATCAGCTTACCAACCGAAATCAGGAGAGACCGGCAGCTTTGGAAATAGACCATGAAAGTAATTGACTTGTAGGTTATCATTTGACACTTCTGACACCAGTAGCCATTAGCAATGTAAAGAAATGCAATTACTGTACTAAAAATACATGTAAGTGAGATGATTTTACTAAGATTTAAGTAGGATTAAACTGGGTTTCAGAAATTGAGTTATATTTCTTGCCTTCTGTTTTTCTCTTTGAGTTGTGTTACTGAGGAGCATCTGCCATTACCTTCTGTACCTTCATATTTGTGATATACTTCTTGCCTTTTCTTACAAGTCCTAACTTAACAAGAACCCAGATATTTGCCTACTGTTGAAGACTGCTTCAGGAATCCGTGAGTCctgttttttctattctattatcattaaataaatgttgagcTAGTCTATAAGAACAAATTAGTTAGTTAAGATATCAGTTGCTGATCTGATGCTTTATTAGAGCATTTCGGTTGATTGTTCTTCCTATAAATGTAATGAagttttaatgaataaaatagaaACTCAAGTCTGTACAACAATAGCAGActattatcataaaattctctcctcttttcttttcttccttttaaaatcattaattaatatcaaagcAATTTGTATTAGGGGACCTACAATGAAAGCTAAAGCAAGCTTCTCTCATATAACCCCTCTTGTCTTTGACAAGACTTTGAGCTgcgaaaataaaaatttattttgagacATTAGATCTTTGAAAAGTTATCGAAGAAGATTATGATGTTCTTCCATTACCAAATAACCCAACCATGACTTGGATCAAAAGCcaccaagaaagaaaaaccaaagcTTATAAGATAATCATCaaccctaatatatatattgggcTCTAGGTGTCTGCTTTAAACCATAAAAAGTTTTCTTCAGCATATaaactttatcttcttctccCTAAAACACAAATCTAGCTGGTTgttcaacataaatctagaaagaaataaaataaatcaaaagcaaaagcatgcttatttgttattgtttcaACAACCATTTTCACAAAAATCATGTCTCTCAAATCAGCAAAAAATGTCTAAGACCACTACTAGAAAATCAGATAACACCaacggacttaccgacggaaACTTGTTGAAATTTCATCTCAAATGCTGTCGGAATTAGCCGACGGAAAAATTTCATCGGCGATTCCgccggtatataccgatggaataatttcgtcggtatataccggcGGCATTGCCGACGgcgtgaattttttttgaaaattgcaACGGCGGGATGACGTGGATTTTATTCAGATGAATTTACCggcggaaataccgagggattcaaacccgGACAGCCAAGCAGGGATGTGTCGCTACCACCAGCGAAATCAACGATAgatttaccaacggaatattccgtcggtgagtccgtcggtaaacGTCAGTATATACTGCCTTTGCCGAcactctctcttcctctcttcctctgtttctccttcttcttccccttcttcttccacatcccacctctcccctcccaaactgcagccaaccacccatcTTAACTctcccctcttctcaacacaagccagcactcaagtttcttatacttttgtacgtggtcacaacatccgttaattcttgtggattttatcattttttgtaagtaaatttatcatttttagttttaacttttaaatgtgaattttattgtttttttagtatatgtattttgttaaagaaacttcttgtatgaatgtataatattgtagttgttatagtttgttttagaatattttatcaaattatatttgtttgtaaattgttgaaattttgtttgaattacaccgaattataTTATAGCTTGTTTGACGTCGGgaatgttttaattgttatcaattctactgcgaagttgtgatttttgtaaatttatatatgtataaatttatatgtatgaacgttgatagttgatagttgataatgaatatttaacataagtgtttttttagtttgttggataattgatagtgaatatttaacataagaaaccaatttttttttatgttttatagagattcaacagaagtcatggatgatcgttcatggatgtattgggactcaccccaaggattgcggaggatggattattgtaacggtgttcagggttttattaattttgcaacatctatcccgaggaattttactgatggcggtattaggtgtccatgcaggaagtgtaaaaatttaaagtttctacatcaagatgttgtaacgatgcatcttctaaccaaagggttcatgcaGGACtacttgtgttggtatgcacacggagaactatttgttcctaatgagagCATGGTTGAAAGGGTGGtcgggtcaacttctagtgctagcaacatgcatgaagttggaaatgagaacaataatcgttacaggaatatggttatggatgcaatgagaatgagtgaaggtaatgccAGTGAATTTCCAaacatagaagaagaacctaatgcagatgcagcaaggttttttgatctgttgaaagattctgacgagccattatgggatggctgcacgaaccacagtaaattatcggttgtagcacaggtgttcaccatcaagtcagatcacgggttgagtgaggccggttatgacaagattatcgaaTGGCCGAGAAGCATTTTATCTGAGGGGAacaagctgaaagagaacttctatgctgccaagtccatgatgaaacccctcggtttaggataccagaaaattgacatgtgtcctaacttctgcatgttatactaccttgaaaatgctgagctgaccgagtgcatgacatgtgggcattcccgttacaaacccagaactggaagagtaaagactctcgtggcatataaaaaacttagatacttcccaatcacacctagattgcagaggttattcatgtcaccaaggactgctgagcacatgacatggcaccaatcacatcatgcggttgatggagtgatggtgcatccttctgacggtgaagcctggaaacactttaacagtgtgcatcctcacttttcaactgaatcaaggaacgtgcatcttgggttgtgtacagacggattcaacccattcgggtcatttgctactccttattcttgttggccggtcatactgatggtttataacttgccactggggatgtgtatgaggccggagttcatgtttctatctatggtcataccaggtccaaGCAGTCGGggtcggaatatagatgtttgtcttcgtccgttgattgatgagttgacgcaattgtggtcctctggagctttaacttatgacatctcgaggaaacataattttgttatgagagcagctttgatgtggactatcaatgatttcccagcttatggaatggtttctggttggagcacacatggaaagctagcatgtccatattgtatggagaacaacaaggcattcacgctaacaaacgggggtaaagcttctttttttgactgtcaccgtcgcttcttgccgccgaatcacaggtacagaaagaacagaaaggatttctttgttggcagagttgaaaaggatgttgcacccccgcgtctttccggtgaagaattgctTGATGTTGTTTCAGAgtatggtgacattgtgtttggtctccaatcagggaagcagaagtttcctggttttggtttgacccataactgGGTGAAAtgaagtatattttgggagcttccttattggaagaccaatcttctctgtcataaccttgacgtcatgcacattgaaaagaacgtgtttgagaacattttcaataCCGTcttggatgtgaaggggaagacaaaggacaacatcaaggctagattggatgtagcgttgttctgtaactgtaaaaatatggagttggtttgtgatgggtcacgggtcgcaaaaccaagagcaagcttcgtgttaatgaaaaacgcacaactactagtctacaaatggcttaagagtctgcattttcccgatggacatgcctcgaacatatcaaggttggttaataccgaggaatgcagattatatggaatgaagagtcatgactgccatgtgtttatgcaaacactcatcccattagcttttcgtgatttgttgccaaaggggatatgggatgcactaacggagatcagtcatttcttcagagatatatgctccagcaagttgaatgttgatcacattgagaggcttgaaatgaatatcgtggagacaatatgcaaacttgagatgatattccctccattattttttgactcaatggagcatctacccgtacatttaccgtttgaggtaaaagttggaggaccggtccagtacagatggatatatccattcgagaggttagatattatagttgctatgtaattcataattaaatgttttttttgtttttttttataatttttgattaattctatatatatatatatatatatatatatatatatatatatatatatatatatatgcaggtacttgttcaatcttaaaaaaaaaaaaggttaagaacaagacgcatgttgaggcgtcaatatgtgaggcctatattgttgaggagatctcaacatttatctcatactatttcgaacctcatttaagaacgaggatcaactgtgttccacgacatgataatggtggtgaagtgcctttaagtgggaacttgtcaatattctctaaCCCTGGACGatccacacctaaaaatgttgtgaggggaagatatttgtctgaaatagagttcagacaagcacacaattatatcctatttaactgtgatgagctgagaccttttattaagtaagtagatgttcgacataaactttgtcaagagtgtattatttatgttttgtgataccataaactcatataatttgaaacaaccttgcaggcaacatcgacgatacttactgtccaataactcacagctgaccgaatcccagatctttcaattacaagatgaacaatttgccacatggtttagaacacatgtaagtcctatcacaaactcataatctcttgcaatgtaattcactGTAcgtaaatatatattacataatatctgtttattgattattgttgtatttattatacaaggtttatcaaatgggagttAGTGCtactatttcactgtctttactaagcctgggccctgaaagaaaagtcaagtgctataacgggtattttgtcaatggatatatctttcatactgaagaatatgggcatggaagaaagacatacaataGCGGTGTtcgtattaagggatcgacttctagtgagtttgaagttgactactacggtagattggaagaggttaTGGAACTGCactatcatagcgagcagaatagagtgtttttattcaaatgctattggtatgacacaactgacagaggaatcagaatagatcctcactatggtctcgttgaaatcaactcaaaagctagacaccgcaacgtaaacgacgtctttgttttcgcaaagcaatgccaacaagtttattacacatacaccccttcctttagaagggaccgatcaagagttgattggttatccgttttaaaaacaaaaccaaggggtcgtgtcgaggttgttcaggatgagaacgaagacacaagtgtgatagatgaagtctttcaagctagtgagttggttgaaccataccgagttgctccttcgattgacttagaagaaaattcgaattttcatgttttcgatgatagtcttgttgatgttgacacaGAGGAGATGAATGCCAttttgagctctactagtgTAGTACagaatgttgatgaagaagatgataaccacaTTGAAGAGCGCGATGAAGcggatgataacaattcaattgaggacgaagatgaaaattctgactaaacaTGCTGTaaaaccttatttttataacgtaatattttgaaacatgaaatatttattcctttttaattGTCAGCTcctgttattgtgttgtgtgtgatCTAAGTGTGCAGGAggttagaagaaaattcatgtaaatattgACTGGTTTACCAACGGtaacaccgacggaataatgccgtcggtatttcacagagagttggaaaacaaTTACGGGCTTCTGCCacaattaccgatggaatcaccgacggaatggtGACAGAAATCACACGTCCCAAAGCGCACGCCTGTCAGAGGCGCGCTATTACCGAAGGAATTGTAGGCCGTCGGTAATCACCAACGGCATTACCGatggataaaaacaaaaggcgGCAGTTTCGAAAattttggtgcgcatttcaatttatttctcgTCGGAATTATCGACGGAAATAAATGCCACCGACAATAATTaatgttccgtcggtaatttcgacggAAATATTGGCATATAaaaaccccccctcccccctatttggttcattttttctcttggcTCTCATCTCTATTTCTTCTCCTCTCAGTTTTTAGTTTAAGTTTTGGAAGAGATTtgattgttttggtggtagttttcaatatattaaaaggtatgtaatg encodes:
- the LOC7489173 gene encoding glutamate receptor 2.8-like isoform X1; amino-acid sequence: MIMKEYSLNPVLSFFFFLSLMILFLEMGVAQNTTSTIPVNVGVVLDLAYLDANIALSCINMALSDFYASHGDYKTRLVLNTRDSKKDVIGAAAAALDLIKNVEVQAILGPTTSMQANFVIDLGEKAQVPIISFSATSPSLTSIRSSYFLRATQNDSAQVNAISAIVQAFGWREAVPIYIDNEYGEGIIPYLTDALQEVDARVPYRSVISPSATDDQIVEELYKLMTMQTRVFIVHMYRSLGTRLFTKAKEIGMMSGGYVWIMTDGLSVDFLSSPNHSVTDTIQGVLGIKPYVPRTKQLEYFRARWKRQFLRDNPNKIDAELNIYGLLAYDATTALALAVEKAGTTNFGFQKANVSSNTSTDLATLGVSLNGPNILRALSTTSFKGLTGDYLFVDGQFQSPAFQIVNVNGNGGRRIGFWTPPEGLVKTLNPRINKRMNSTSTSRLSTVIFPGDTTVVPKGWEIPTNEKKLKIGVPVKSGFSEFVAVTKDPGSNTATFTGFCIDVFDAVVKALPYALPYEYIPFAKPDGEPAGTYNDLAYQVYLKNYDAVVGDITIVYNRSLYIDYTLPFTESGVSMIVPIADNNSKNAWVFMKPLTWDLWVSSFLFFVLIGFVVWVLEHRINEDFRGSASDQAGTSFWFSFSTMVFAQRERVVSNLSRAVIIIWCFVVLILTQSYTASLASLLTVEQLQPTVTDVRELIKKGEYVGYQKGSFILGILLDLGFDKSKLVVYSSPEECHHLFSKGSGNGGIAAAFDELAYIKLILSRYCSKYTMIDPKFKTGGFGFVFPKGSPLVPDISRAILNVTEGDEMKQIEGAWFGKKSTCPESSSSISSNSLSLKSFWGLFLIAGLAALLALIIFVVMFVYRERNVLRSSDSTASIWSRIENFFRIFIQRDSTSSTFRQSDLNDRNGISLPAMGAPSPSDYSVDTEYPANRSSASYDSSPNREAPQEVVIDIDQLTNRNQERPAALEIDHESN
- the LOC7489173 gene encoding glutamate receptor 2.8-like isoform X2, whose product is MIMKEYSLNPVLSFFFFLSSMILFLEMGVAQNTTSTIPVNVGVVLDLAYLDANIALSCINMALSDFYASHGDYKTRLVLNTRDSKKDVIGAAAAALDLIKNVEVQAILGPTTSMQANFVIDLGEKAQVPIISFSATSPSLTSIRSSYFLRATQNDSAQVNAISAIVQAFGWREAVPIYIDNEYGEGIIPYLTDALQEVDARVPYRSVISPSATDDQIVEELYKLMTMQTRVFIVHMYRSLGTRLFTKAKEIGMMSGGYVWIMTDGLSVDFLSSPNHSVTDTIQGVLGIKPYVPRTKQLEYFRARWKRQFLRDNPNKIDAELNIYGLLAYDATTALALAVEKAGTTNFGFQKANVSSNTSTDLATLGVSLNGPNILRALSTTSFKGLTGDYLFVDGQFQSPAFQIVNVNGNGGRRIGFWTPPEGLVKTLNPRINKRMNSTSTSRLSTVIFPGDTTVVPKGWEIPTNEKKLKIGVPVKSGFSEFVAVTKDPGSNTATFTGFCIDVFDAVVKALPYALPYEYIPFAKPDGEPAGTYNDLAYQVYLKNYDAVVGDITIVYNRSLYIDYTLPFTESGVSMIVPIADNNSKNAWVFMKPLTWDLWVSSFLFFVLIGFVVWVLEHRINEDFRGSASDQAGTSFWFSFSTMVFAQRERVVSNLSRAVIIIWCFVVLILTQSYTASLASLLTVEQLQPTVTDVRELIKKGEYVGYQKGSFILGILLDLGFDKSKLVVYSSPEECHHLFSKGSGNGGIAAAFDELAYIKLILSRYCSKYTMIDPKFKTGGFGFVFPKGSPLVPDISRAILNVTEGDEMKQIEGAWFGKKSTCPESSSSISSNSLSLKSFWGLFLIAGLAALLALIIFVVMFVYRERNVLRSSDSTASIWSRIENFFRIFIQRDSTSSTFRQSDLNDRNGISLPAMGAPSPSDYSVDTEYPANRSSASYDSSPNREAPQEVVIDIDQLTNRNQERPAALEIDHESN